GCCAACCCGGCTGGCGACGAACGGGAGCCCCGATGCCATCGCCTCGACCAGGACGTTGGGGATGCCTTCGGATCGTGAGGGAAGCACGAAGACGTTCGCTGCCCGATACCATCGTGCCAGCTCGCTCTCCCCGAGAGAGCCCGGGAAGAGGATGCGTTCTCCCAACGCCCCGGATTCGAGGGCCATCCGCTGCAGCGATTGCCGGAGCGGGCCACCGCCGATCATCGCCAAATGAATTCCAGGGAAGGATTGTTCCAATGCTCGCGTCACCCCAATCACTCTTTCCGGTGCCTTGACGTGCACCATGTTCCCCACCCAGAGGAGCAAGGGCGCATCGGTAGAGAGACCCAGGCTGCGTCGGGCTTCCGTCCGGTCACCTGGCGAAAAATGGCGGAGATCAACGCCCCGCAGGGCTATCGAAACCCGTGAGGGCGCTACCCCGAGATCCGTCACGCGCCGACCGATCTCGGAGCCGATGGCGAACACGTGAGCCGCATCGCGAAGCGTGGCACCAATAATCGGTCTGCGGGCAGGGTCGTTGGCCAGCAGCATCACGTCGGAGCCTCCCGCGATGATCCCCACCGGGATCCCGTGTCGCTTCCCGACGTCGATCGCTGTGGTCCCGTCAGGGTGCGTCCAGAACGCGAGGATTGCGGAGACGGGCGGTCCACTGGTGATCGCGCGCTCCACGGCCCTGCCGACCGACCAGCGCATCCAATCGTGATAGCGATGTCTCCAGATGCCAGGCGGATACCAGAACACCGGATACTCGGCACCGCGTTCTCTGGGCAAGCGGTTCCCGGGACGCCACTTGACCCATGGCACCGGGGCGATCACCGACACCGAATATCCCAGTCGACGCATGGCGCCGATCAGGCGAGCATTCGCCGGGCCCTTGTGTGGCTCCCACGGCGTCGGGTACACGGTCGACACGAAGAGCAGCCGCTTCGTCATGCCGGCACCGCGGCGGCGCGAGGCGCGGAGAGGCCGTAACACGCCGTATATGCCGCGACCGTGTTGTCGAGGGAAAAGGCCGCCGCGACCCTCGATCGGGCGGCGCGTCCCTCCCTGGCCAGCAGGTCGCGATCGGCGCTGAACGTCAGGATCGCCTCGGCAAGCGCGTCGGGGCGTTCCGGCTCGACGAGGAGGCCGCCACTCCCAGGGCCCATGACTTCGGGGGTTCCGCCAACCCGAGTGGCAACGACCGGAAGTCCTGCGGCCATCGCCTCGAGCAACGCGACCGAGATCCCCTCGGACCGCGACGGCAGGACGAACAGGTCCGCCGCTTCCAGAAAGGGGCGAACATCCTGTTGCGCGCCGGCGAACTGGATGCGACCGGCGATCCCCAGCGTGGCACACTGCGCCTCGAGGGCGGCCCGCGTGGGTCCCGCACCGACCAGGACCAAGGCAAGTGTCGGATCGGCCTTGAGGGCAGTGGCCATCGCGTCAACCAAAACGTCCTGCCCCTTGACGTGACTGAGTCGGCCGACCGACACGAGCCGGAGCGGGTCGCCCGGCGCGCGGGCGCTGCGTGGCGGAAAGCGCGCGGGATCCACGCCGTTCAGGACCACATGGTGACGGTCGGCACGCCCGATCCGGAGGAGCCTGAGCTGCGCGTCGACGTCCTTCGACACGCCGATGACCGCGTCGAACGCTCGACCCAGCCAGCGACGAAGCATCAGCAGCGACCGCCGAGCATCGGAGAGCTTGCCATGCTCGGTGTAGACCAACCGCACCCGGTTCGCGCTCCACGGCATCAATTTCCGGCTGAGGGCGACCGCGACCTGCGCGGAAACATTGTGCGCGTGCACGATCTGGGGCGCGAGCGATCGGAGTGCCTTGGCAAGCGCCCAGGCGGTGGGGAGCACGCCTCGGGGACTTCCGGCGAGGACCTCGACGGGGATGCCCTGTGCCGCGAAGAGGGGCGCGAGGGCTCCGGCGGTTCGGAGGCAGACGACGCTCGGCTGCATCCCGGCGCGTTGCTGCGCACCGGCCAAGTCAAGCACGACGCGCTCGGCTCCGCCGTGTTCGACGGAGATGACCACGTGGACAACGCGCGCCCCGGGGTAATCGGATGGGGAGCCGGCGGTTGACGGCGGATCGTGGGGACGGGGTGGCATCGGCACCTAATGGGTGTGTGGCGATGCCGCTGGGACGAAGACTCGCCGCCGGCGTCCCGTCCCGCCGGGTGGCGATGCTCGAGAGGCGTTCGAGTTCGCCGCAGACGGTGGCGCGACCGCGAATGGCGATCCGAGGAGCGTGGCCGCACACATCCCGAGCGCCATGTACATCAGCGGATTGTAGGCGTTTGAGAGAAAGGTGCCGGTCATGAGGACGCCGGCCAGCATCGCCAACATGTGACCGGCCTGAATCTCCAGCGACTCGGCCGCCGGATCGAGATCCCGCGCTGCCACCGCTGCTCGTCGCATGGCGCGGAGGCCAGTCACCAAGGTATGGCAGAGCAGTGCGAAGGTGGCAAGGCCGATCACGCCGAGCTCCATACCATACTGCACCCAGCTGGAGTGGGCGGCACGCTCGGGGCCATTCATGATCCCGAAGTAGGTCGGAAAATTGTCAATCCCGAATCCCCATGGCCGTTTGATCATCCAGACCATGCCCTGCTTCCAGAAGTAGATTCGTCCTTCGTTGGTGAGGTTGTAATCAGTACCGGAGAAATCGCCGAAACGATCACCGGCACCGCTCCTGATCGCCATAT
The Gemmatimonadota bacterium DNA segment above includes these coding regions:
- a CDS encoding glycosyltransferase, with amino-acid sequence MLDLAGAQQRAGMQPSVVCLRTAGALAPLFAAQGIPVEVLAGSPRGVLPTAWALAKALRSLAPQIVHAHNVSAQVAVALSRKLMPWSANRVRLVYTEHGKLSDARRSLLMLRRWLGRAFDAVIGVSKDVDAQLRLLRIGRADRHHVVLNGVDPARFPPRSARAPGDPLRLVSVGRLSHVKGQDVLVDAMATALKADPTLALVLVGAGPTRAALEAQCATLGIAGRIQFAGAQQDVRPFLEAADLFVLPSRSEGISVALLEAMAAGLPVVATRVGGTPEVMGPGSGGLLVEPERPDALAEAILTFSADRDLLAREGRAARSRVAAAFSLDNTVAAYTACYGLSAPRAAAVPA
- a CDS encoding glycosyltransferase — translated: MMLLANDPARRPIIGATLRDAAHVFAIGSEIGRRVTDLGVAPSRVSIALRGVDLRHFSPGDRTEARRSLGLSTDAPLLLWVGNMVHVKAPERVIGVTRALEQSFPGIHLAMIGGGPLRQSLQRMALESGALGERILFPGSLGESELARWYRAANVFVLPSRSEGIPNVLVEAMASGLPFVASRVGGIPDLLPFGCSAAVPEGDLEARTAAITTVLTAADHRLPANGQFDILAGARHVAHHLRLEAPE